One genomic window of Streptomyces sp. NBC_01276 includes the following:
- a CDS encoding cob(I)yrinic acid a,c-diamide adenosyltransferase: MVNLTRIYTRTGDKGTTALGDMSRTRKTDLRISAYADTNEANAAIGTAIALGSLPDPVVKVLVRIQNDLFDVGADLCTPVVEDPQYPPLRVEQFYVDKLEADCDAFNEELEKLRSFILPGGTPGAALLHQACTVVRRAERSTWAALEEHGEVMNPLTATYLNRLSDLLFILARTANKEIGDVLWVPGGER; the protein is encoded by the coding sequence ATGGTGAACCTGACGCGTATCTACACCCGTACCGGCGACAAGGGCACGACCGCCCTCGGCGACATGAGCCGTACGCGCAAGACCGACCTGCGCATCTCCGCGTACGCCGACACCAACGAGGCCAACGCCGCGATCGGCACCGCCATCGCGCTGGGTTCCCTGCCGGACCCGGTCGTGAAGGTGCTCGTCCGGATCCAGAACGACCTGTTCGACGTCGGCGCCGACCTGTGCACGCCGGTGGTCGAGGACCCCCAGTACCCGCCGCTGCGCGTGGAGCAGTTCTACGTCGACAAGCTGGAGGCCGACTGCGACGCCTTCAACGAGGAACTGGAGAAGCTGCGCAGCTTCATCCTGCCCGGCGGCACCCCCGGCGCGGCCCTGCTGCACCAGGCCTGCACGGTGGTCCGGCGCGCCGAGCGCTCGACGTGGGCGGCGCTGGAGGAGCACGGCGAGGTGATGAACCCGCTGACGGCCACCTACCTCAACCGCCTCTCCGACCTCCTGTTCATCCTGGCCCGTACGGCCAACAAGGAGATCGGGGACGTGCTGTGGGTGCCCGGCGGCGAGCGCTAG
- a CDS encoding 3-hydroxyacyl-CoA dehydrogenase family protein — MAGKLAVIGAGLMGSGIAQVSAQAGWDVVLRDVTDAALTRGTDGIKASYDRFVAKGKMTAEDAGAALARITTTTDLDAVADVDIVVEAVFEKLEVKHEIFRTLDDLVREDAVLASNTSAIPITKIAAVTKRPERVVGAHFFSPVPMMQLCELVRGYKTSDETLATTRAFAESVGKTCIVVNRDVAGFVTTRLISALVVEAAKLYESGVASAEDIDIACKLGFGHAMGPLATADLTGVDILLHATSNIYTESQDEKFAPPELMRRMVDAGDIGRKSGQGFYKH; from the coding sequence GTGGCTGGGAAGCTCGCCGTCATCGGTGCCGGACTGATGGGTTCCGGGATCGCTCAGGTCTCCGCTCAGGCGGGTTGGGACGTCGTCCTGCGGGACGTCACCGACGCCGCGCTGACCCGTGGTACCGACGGGATCAAGGCCTCGTACGACCGGTTCGTCGCCAAGGGCAAGATGACGGCCGAGGACGCCGGGGCGGCGCTCGCCAGGATCACGACGACCACCGACCTCGACGCGGTCGCGGACGTGGACATCGTCGTCGAGGCGGTCTTCGAGAAGCTGGAGGTCAAGCACGAGATCTTCCGCACCCTGGACGACCTGGTGCGCGAGGACGCGGTCCTGGCCTCCAACACCTCCGCCATCCCGATCACCAAGATCGCGGCCGTGACGAAGCGTCCGGAGCGGGTCGTCGGCGCGCACTTCTTCTCGCCCGTGCCGATGATGCAGCTCTGCGAGCTGGTGCGCGGCTACAAGACGAGCGACGAAACGCTCGCCACCACCCGCGCCTTCGCCGAGTCCGTCGGCAAGACCTGCATCGTCGTCAACCGCGACGTCGCCGGATTCGTGACGACCCGTCTGATCTCCGCGCTCGTCGTCGAGGCCGCGAAGCTCTACGAATCGGGCGTCGCCTCCGCCGAGGACATCGACATCGCCTGCAAGCTGGGCTTCGGCCACGCCATGGGGCCGCTGGCCACCGCCGACCTCACCGGCGTCGACATCCTGCTGCACGCCACCAGCAACATCTACACCGAGTCGCAGGACGAGAAGTTCGCGCCGCCGGAGCTGATGCGCCGCATGGTCGACGCGGGCGACATCGGCCGCAAGAGCGGGCAGGGCTTCTACAAGCACTGA
- a CDS encoding sensor histidine kinase → MLPKIPPPHRDDVLLAVASVLTGLLLWSLGVHSTGHHDFLPAWAALVPLLVLGSLELVRRTLPNLTLCVGTIGVIADRFTVGSLATVVIFTDLMYAAVVYGKPAMARRLPVSTGLITVVVTVAAVAWLRTPQALLIGVMTGIVSFAPALTGATLRNHREAAEAARLRAEQTALLAEADRAQAVAGERARMARELHDMVANHLSAIAIHSTAALSIDSPATSREALGVIRENSVQGLAEMRRLIGLLRDAGAGQEAVAVPSLDGLDALVGQARTNGAASGLDFVLDDARRDGPAPPVPVELAAYRIVQESLTNALKHAAPGTVAVRVAHEDGGMLLTVGVDSPYGDRSGPRAPGSGAGLIGMRERTELLGGTFTAGPAGSVWRVRAELPAEEKAVRD, encoded by the coding sequence GTGCTCCCCAAGATCCCTCCCCCGCACCGCGACGACGTCCTGCTCGCGGTCGCCAGCGTCCTGACCGGCCTGCTGCTCTGGTCGCTCGGGGTCCACAGCACGGGCCACCACGACTTCCTGCCCGCCTGGGCGGCGCTGGTCCCGCTGCTGGTGCTCGGCTCCCTGGAACTGGTGCGCCGCACCCTGCCGAACCTCACCCTCTGCGTCGGCACGATCGGCGTGATCGCGGACCGGTTCACCGTGGGCAGCCTGGCCACCGTCGTGATCTTCACCGACCTGATGTACGCGGCCGTGGTCTACGGCAAGCCCGCCATGGCCCGCCGGCTGCCGGTCAGCACCGGCCTGATCACCGTCGTCGTCACCGTCGCCGCCGTCGCCTGGCTGCGCACCCCGCAGGCCCTGCTGATCGGCGTCATGACCGGCATCGTCAGCTTCGCCCCCGCGCTGACGGGCGCCACCCTGCGCAACCACCGGGAGGCCGCCGAGGCCGCCCGGCTGCGCGCCGAGCAGACGGCACTGCTGGCCGAGGCGGACCGTGCGCAGGCGGTGGCGGGCGAGCGGGCCCGGATGGCCCGGGAGCTGCACGACATGGTGGCCAACCACCTCTCGGCGATCGCCATCCACTCGACGGCCGCGCTGTCCATCGACTCCCCCGCCACGAGCCGGGAGGCCCTCGGAGTGATCCGCGAGAACAGCGTCCAGGGACTGGCCGAAATGCGCCGCCTGATCGGTCTGCTGCGCGATGCGGGCGCCGGGCAGGAGGCGGTGGCCGTGCCCTCGCTGGACGGACTGGACGCACTGGTCGGGCAGGCCCGCACCAACGGGGCGGCGAGCGGGCTGGACTTCGTGCTCGACGACGCCCGGAGGGACGGGCCCGCGCCGCCGGTCCCGGTGGAGCTGGCGGCGTACCGGATCGTGCAGGAGTCGCTGACCAACGCCCTCAAGCACGCGGCCCCCGGCACGGTTGCGGTCCGGGTGGCCCACGAGGACGGCGGGATGCTGCTGACGGTGGGCGTGGACTCCCCCTACGGAGACCGGTCCGGCCCCCGCGCCCCCGGCTCCGGGGCGGGGCTGATCGGCATGCGCGAGCGGACGGAACTGCTCGGCGGCACGTTCACGGCGGGCCCGGCCGGGTCCGTCTGGCGGGTGCGGGCGGAACTGCCCGCCGAGGAGAAGGCGGTACGGGATTGA